The following proteins are co-located in the Tachysurus vachellii isolate PV-2020 chromosome 17, HZAU_Pvac_v1, whole genome shotgun sequence genome:
- the nsrp1 gene encoding nuclear speckle splicing regulatory protein 1 isoform X1 — MAAFGGKQYGLIIPQKSASKSAPLSRPSIFGDDSDDETSVGESLQKEAIKKKMMKQTRLEMQKALEEDSSVYEYDAVYDDIQKQRLESNKKLLGGADRKPKYINQLMRAVEERKKEQERRDDRKIQKEREAEGERFADKEAYVTSAYRQKLKEREEELEREKRAAEIEAALDVKKQKDLSGFYRHFLNQTVGEEPLPDRSADRREKSKSPVKTSPPRANESEAESNEEQSLSKAEFSKSSTNSSHSKRQYRQRSPSSGSEVERKKEKKLEKDKRSHRERERARSRDREREDKHSHQEEDRDNIRKENRDHAREKDRHRDRDRERGRERRDRDKEDRQGERNRANSEQDRHRDRAYQKNHDKKEQEKKVQGDGKEKDKDTEDTEVQQDKDTQADKDAQAPSKFAKRSSEQTVSSARDRYLARQIARSTAKTYVEKEDE; from the exons atggcGGCGTTCGGTGGTAAACA GTACGGGCTTATTATACCCCAGAAGAGCGCTTCAAAATCAGCCCCTTTGTCAAGACCTTCTATTTTTGGAGATGACTCGGATGATGAA ACGTCTGTTGGGGAGAGCTTGCAGAAGGaggcgatcaaaaagaagatgatgaagcag ACGCGACTTGAGATGCAGAAAGCCCTGGAAGAGGACAGCAGCGTTTATGAGTATGACGCCGTGTACGATGACATTCAGAAGCAAAGGCTTGAGAGCAATAAGAAGCTTCTGGGGGGTGCCGACAGAAAG CCCAAATACATAAACCAGCTAATGCGTGCCgtagaagaaaggaagaaggagCAAGAGCGGCGCGACGACAGAAAGAtccagaaggagagagaggcagaggggGAAAGGTTTGCTGATAAAGAAGCGTATGTGACCTCAGCCTACCGGCAGAAACTCAAAGAGCGCGAGGAAGAgcttgagagagagaagagagcggCAGAGATAGAGG CTGCTTTGGATGTGAAGAAGCAGAAGGACCTGAGCGGATTTTACAGACACTTTCTGAATCAAACCGTCGGAGAAGAGCCTCTTCCTGATCGCAGTGCAGACAG GcgagaaaaatctaaatcccCAGTTAAAACCTCGCCACCCCGAGCAAACGAGAGTGAAGCCGAATCGAATGAGGAACAGAGTTTGTCTAAAGCAGAGTTCAGCAAAAGCAGCACCAACAGCAGCCACTCCAAACGGCAATACCGCCAGCGGTCTCCTTCATCCGGCAGCGAAgttgaaagaaagaaggagaagaaactaGAGAAAGATAAGCGCagccatagagagagagaaagagcccGGTCGagggatagagaaagagaagacaAGCACAGCCACCAGGAAGAGGACAGGGACAACATCCGGAAAGAAAACCGCGACCACGCGAGGGAAAAGGATCGACAccgggacagagacagagagagagggcgagaacGAAGAGATAGAGACAAAGAAGACAGACAAGGCGAGAGGAACAGAGCCAACAGTGAGCAGGACAGACACCGAGATCGAGCATACCAGAAAAATCATGACAAAAAGGAACAAGAGAAGAAGGTGCAAGGAGATGGAAAAGAGAAGGACAAGGACACGGAGGACACAGAGGTTCAACAAGACAAGGACACACAAGCCGACAAGGACGCTCAAGCCCCCAGTAAGTTTGCGAAACGCAGCAGCGAACAGACTGTGAGCTCGGCCAGAGATAGATATCTGGCCCGACAGATTGCTCGCTCTACTGCGAAGACCTACGTGGAAAAAGAAGATGAATAA
- the nsrp1 gene encoding nuclear speckle splicing regulatory protein 1 isoform X2, whose amino-acid sequence MYGLIIPQKSASKSAPLSRPSIFGDDSDDETSVGESLQKEAIKKKMMKQTRLEMQKALEEDSSVYEYDAVYDDIQKQRLESNKKLLGGADRKPKYINQLMRAVEERKKEQERRDDRKIQKEREAEGERFADKEAYVTSAYRQKLKEREEELEREKRAAEIEAALDVKKQKDLSGFYRHFLNQTVGEEPLPDRSADRREKSKSPVKTSPPRANESEAESNEEQSLSKAEFSKSSTNSSHSKRQYRQRSPSSGSEVERKKEKKLEKDKRSHRERERARSRDREREDKHSHQEEDRDNIRKENRDHAREKDRHRDRDRERGRERRDRDKEDRQGERNRANSEQDRHRDRAYQKNHDKKEQEKKVQGDGKEKDKDTEDTEVQQDKDTQADKDAQAPSKFAKRSSEQTVSSARDRYLARQIARSTAKTYVEKEDE is encoded by the exons AT GTACGGGCTTATTATACCCCAGAAGAGCGCTTCAAAATCAGCCCCTTTGTCAAGACCTTCTATTTTTGGAGATGACTCGGATGATGAA ACGTCTGTTGGGGAGAGCTTGCAGAAGGaggcgatcaaaaagaagatgatgaagcag ACGCGACTTGAGATGCAGAAAGCCCTGGAAGAGGACAGCAGCGTTTATGAGTATGACGCCGTGTACGATGACATTCAGAAGCAAAGGCTTGAGAGCAATAAGAAGCTTCTGGGGGGTGCCGACAGAAAG CCCAAATACATAAACCAGCTAATGCGTGCCgtagaagaaaggaagaaggagCAAGAGCGGCGCGACGACAGAAAGAtccagaaggagagagaggcagaggggGAAAGGTTTGCTGATAAAGAAGCGTATGTGACCTCAGCCTACCGGCAGAAACTCAAAGAGCGCGAGGAAGAgcttgagagagagaagagagcggCAGAGATAGAGG CTGCTTTGGATGTGAAGAAGCAGAAGGACCTGAGCGGATTTTACAGACACTTTCTGAATCAAACCGTCGGAGAAGAGCCTCTTCCTGATCGCAGTGCAGACAG GcgagaaaaatctaaatcccCAGTTAAAACCTCGCCACCCCGAGCAAACGAGAGTGAAGCCGAATCGAATGAGGAACAGAGTTTGTCTAAAGCAGAGTTCAGCAAAAGCAGCACCAACAGCAGCCACTCCAAACGGCAATACCGCCAGCGGTCTCCTTCATCCGGCAGCGAAgttgaaagaaagaaggagaagaaactaGAGAAAGATAAGCGCagccatagagagagagaaagagcccGGTCGagggatagagaaagagaagacaAGCACAGCCACCAGGAAGAGGACAGGGACAACATCCGGAAAGAAAACCGCGACCACGCGAGGGAAAAGGATCGACAccgggacagagacagagagagagggcgagaacGAAGAGATAGAGACAAAGAAGACAGACAAGGCGAGAGGAACAGAGCCAACAGTGAGCAGGACAGACACCGAGATCGAGCATACCAGAAAAATCATGACAAAAAGGAACAAGAGAAGAAGGTGCAAGGAGATGGAAAAGAGAAGGACAAGGACACGGAGGACACAGAGGTTCAACAAGACAAGGACACACAAGCCGACAAGGACGCTCAAGCCCCCAGTAAGTTTGCGAAACGCAGCAGCGAACAGACTGTGAGCTCGGCCAGAGATAGATATCTGGCCCGACAGATTGCTCGCTCTACTGCGAAGACCTACGTGGAAAAAGAAGATGAATAA
- the nup98 gene encoding nuclear pore complex protein Nup98-Nup96: MFNKSFGTPFGGGTGGFGASSTFGQQNTGFGATGGFGASAFGATNNTGGLFGATQNKPGGLFGSSTFNQPVTSSTSSGFGFGATSGGTSNSLFGSTNTGGGGLFSQQGNAFSASKPASFGTFGTSTSSGGLFGTTNTTSNPFGAASSLFGSSGFTAAQPGTTIKFNPPTGSDTMVKSGVTTSINTKHQCITAMKEYENKSLEELRLEDYQAGRKGPSNTGGLFGATATATPSTATGLFGSTGPGFSFNQAKPSFSAGTSGFGATPGGLFGQPAPANSLFKPFGQPTTTQNTGFSFGGTNTMGLANTSSMGLFGNTAASQAGGLFGNTANTSTAAGFGTGTGLFGQPSTGFGNVGTQNLFGNKPAGFGTTTTSAPSFGTGTGLFGNKPTLTLGTNTNTFGFGANPAGGSLFGNKPATGTLGTGLGAGFGTGVGTGTASLFGNNQNKIGSTLGTVGTFGGPSFNTGNSSLNFGAPQQPVALTDPNAAAQQAVLQQQLNALNYSPFGDSPLFRNPLSDPKKKEERLKPTNPAAQKALTTPTHYKLTPRPATRVRPKALTSSGSGKSQLFDGLDDEEPSLTNGAFMPRRSIKKLVLKNLNGSSLYSSPLNREADDLNSPSEYPQNGLSLRSDAEETQDIESEGGAEDDLHVSKFYPNPIAKSIPHNQPSPSLQDTITELNMRRVVSVRNGLDLSSEEISLGDDSVQEERDEELEAQRPPHPAGIVLTRVGYYTIPSMEELGKMLNENGECIVENFTVGRRGYGSVFFPGEVNLTNLNLDEIVHFRRKEVIVYPDDNDKPNAGDGLNRRAEVTLDGVWPNDKTTRVQIKSPQRLSEMNFEERLENASRKQGARFLEYRPETGSWVFEVTHFSKYGLQDSDEEEDVSPAKTETKKLKTAIQAGLQQIPLSQQHQQMAPQAQSTAVLELLSRVPELDSDMADITQEPPADGLFEEDDSVLEDDTRMALRPATPAEPEPISASSQIASSLGINPHTLQIMKASLFAGDDDCDLFHEQLPLKLLEVSSPQLLIGKAQARLSVGSRLQSKFTSFGGLISHLPEVPFGASPQKPSKPDVPEAPWPSLGTSFILPPPVPEVTLRTVGARRLGGPVPMANSVTSGKGRLMMDAALYVGRSFRVGWGPNWTLVHCGNPLSTSEESKDQTKDVLGFGFLPRPTKTWQINESPFKVHVEQVVGMEPKEKAQSLSVYHKPLEIGLKHSTISTDDICPFILPEKGVNALHDYAKWIVEVLKQAGAGDVVLSHWQQVWTLCEALWGRLGDQDLEPEVGGGYREQHARRHSFSRWLSESAAQCIQEEVNQCKTHSHVEAIFSYLTGHCISEACRLAQKNGDHRLSLLLSQAVGSQISRDLLALQLADWNRMQTDSFIHEERLHIFALLAGKPVWETTDCCINVCSKLDWKRCLAVHLWYMLPPTASVADALSKYETAFQGSEEGIKYACAPLPPYMDNVDQETLEEMEDTESKTTLYDICFHLLKLYSDKHYSLQQLLDPTTVTPEQLDYRLSWHLWNVLQALNYTHLSVPRQNLLHTSYAAQLESTGLWEMAVFVLLHIPDSLLRERAVREVLNQHCTLEETEETAEKEHFLTNKLLIPMQWIHEAKATRASRDGDRHREALHHYRAGHWNHCHRLVIQNLASDCIINDNHEYLKEFLEGLAVPERSVQIQDWDTSGRVYLDYIRVIQTLKAIQRTDSPGYELERLHTDVTSLCSRIELLPCFKAKDRLAQSEMAKRLANILRVVLSLQQGGEGTPDPRHIPLCHLAPHIGRLPLPEDYALEELRSLTQSYLREYVVSH; the protein is encoded by the exons ATGTTCAACAAGTCGTTCGGTACTCCCTTTGGGGGAGGAACAGGAGGATTTGGGGCTTCATCTACGTTTGGACAACAGA ACACAGGTTTCGGAGCAACAGGTGGTTTTGGTGCCTCTGCATTTGGAGCCACAAACAACACCGGTGGTCTCTTTGGCGCAACACAGAACAAACCTG GAGGGCTTTTTGGCTCCAGCACCTTCAATCAGCCCGTCACTTCGTCCACAAGCAGCGGGTTTGGGTTTGGTGCAACAAGTGGTGGTACCTCAAACAGCCTCTTTGGAAGTACTAATACAGGAGGTGGAGGTCTTTTCTCCCAGCAAGGCAATGCATTCAGTGCCAGTAAACCCGCCTCCTTTGGTA CATTCGGGACTAGTACCAGCAGTGGAGGGTTGTTTGGGACAACTAACACCACCTCCAATCCGTTCGGAGCAGCCTCGTCTTTGTTTGGATCCTCGGGCTTTACAGCTGCCCAGCCTGGCACAACCATCAAATTTAAT CCACCAACAGGAAGTGACACGATGGTAAAGAGCGGTGTGACGACCAGCATCAACACCAAACATCAGTGTATCACAGCTATGAAGGAGTACGAAAACAAATCTCTGGAG GAGCTACGGTTAGAGGATTACCAGGCTGGGAGAAAGGGACCCTCCAACACAGGCGGCCTGTTTGGGGCTACAGCCACCGCAACACCAAGCACTGCTACCGGTCTGTTTGGCTCCACGGGTCCTGGCTTCAGCTTCAACCAGGCCAAGCCCTCCTTCAGTGCtg GTACAAGTGGATTTGGGGCGACTCCGGGTGGCTTATTTGGCCAGCCAGCTCCGGCTAATAGTCTCTTCAAGCCCTTTGGTCAGCCCACCACGACCCAAAACACAGGCTTCTCATTCGGTGGCACCAATACCATGGGCCTGGCCAATACCAGCAGCATG GGTTTGTTTGGGAACACCGCTGCCTCACAGGCTGGAGGTCTGTTTGGAAACACAGCGAACACCAGCACAGCAGCTGGCTTCGGCACGGGCACTGGACTCTTTGGGCAGCCCAGCACAGGCTTTGGGAATGTTGGTACACAG AATTTGTTTGGAAACAAGCCTGCTGGTTTTGGCACCACCACAACGAGTGCTCCTTCCTTTGGCACAGGCACAGGCCTGTTTGGCAACAAGCCCACACTCACACTTGgcacaaatacaaacacttttg GTTTTGGTGCCAATCCTGCTGGAGGCAGCCTGTTTGGAAACAAACCTGCTACTGGTACACTAGGAACAGGACTTGGAGCAGGTTTTGGAACGG GTGTAGGTACAGGGACAGCGTCTCTGTTtggaaataaccagaacaagATTGGCTCCACTCTAGGGACAGTGGGCACGTTTGGGGGACCTAGCTTCAACACGGGAAACAGCAGTCTGAACTTTGGAGCACCGCAGCAGCCTGTCG CTCTGACGGATCCCAACGCCGCAGCCCAACAAGCGGTGCTACAGCAGCAGCTCAACGCTCTTAACTATTCACCTTTTGGGGATTCTCCCCTTTTTAGAAACCCACTCTCTGATCccaagaagaaagaagag cGCCTGAAGCCTACGAATCCAGCTGCCCAGAAAGCCCTGACGACCCCCACGCACTACAAGCTCACCCCTCGTCCTGCCACGCGTGTGCGCCCTAAAGCCCTCACCTCTTCAGGTTCTGGGAAATCTCAGCTTTTCGATGGCCTAGACGACGAGGAACCATCTCTCACAAACGGAGCTTTTATGCCCAG GAGGAGCATAAAGAAACTTGTGTTAAAAAACTTGAATGGAAGCAGTCTGTACAGCAGCCCACTGAACAGAGAGGCCGATGACTTGAACTCTCCGTCAGAATATCCGCAGAACGGCCTCAG TCTGAGATCAGATGCAGAGGAAACCCAAGATATAGAGAGCGAAGGAGGAGCAGAGGATGATCTGCATGTCTCCAAGTTCTACCCCAACCCCATCGCTAAGTCCATCCCACACAACCAGCCCAGTCCCTCACTGCAAGACACCATCACCGAGCTGAACATGAGGAGAGTCGTCAGCGTCCGTAACGGCCTGGACCTCAGCAGCGAGGAGATCTCTTTGGGAGATGACAGCGTTCAGGAAGAAAGAGACGAAGAGCTGGAGGCACAGAGACCCCCTCACCCAGCTG GTATCGTTCTCACGCGGGTTGGTTACTACACCATCCCGTCCATGGAGGAGCTCGGGAAGATGCTGAATGAGAACGGGGAGTGTATTGTGGAGAACTTCACAGTCGGAAGGAGAGGTTACGGGTCAGTCTTCTTCCCAGGCGAAGTGAATTTGACCAACCTGAATCTTGATGAAATCGTGCACTTTAGACGAAAGGAAGTAATCGTCTACCCCGATGACAACGACAAGCCTAATGCAGGAGATGGCCTCAACAG ACGAGCAGAAGTGACGCTGGATGGCGTTTGGCCCAACGACAAAACCACCCGCGTTCAGATCAAAAGTCCTCAGCGTCTGAGCGAGATGAACTTCGAGGAACGTCTGGAGAACGCTTCACGCAAGCAGGGCGCTCGCTTCCTGGAATACAGACCTGAAACTGGCTCCTGGGTGTTTGAG GTCACACATTTTTCCAAGTATGGCCTGCAGGACTCTGACGAGGAGGAAGACGTTTCCCCGGCTAAAACCGAGACGAAGAAGTTAAAAACAGCCATCCAGGCAGGACTGCAACAAATTCCACTGTCCCAGCAGCACCAGCAGATGGCGCCTCAAGCTCAG AGTACGGCCGTGCTGGAACTTCTGAGCCGTGTGCCGGAGCTGGACAGCGACATGGCGGATATCACCCAGGAGCCTCCAGCAGATGGACTGTTTGAGGAGGATGACAGCGTGCTGGAGGATGACACGAGGATGGCTCTAAGACCAGCCACCCCTGCTGAGCCAGAGCCCATCTCTGCTTCCAGTCAGATTGCTTCCTCTTTAGGAATCAACCCACACACGCTTCAG ATTATGAAGGCGTCCCTGTTTGCGGGTGACGACGACTGCGACCTCTTTCATGAGCAGCTCCCTCTGAAACTCTTAGAGGTTTCATCTCCTCAGCTTTTAATCGGTAAAGCCCAAGCCAGGCTATCAG TTGGTAGCCGCCTCCAGAGCAAATTCACCTCGTTTGGAGGGCTGATTTCCCATCTGCCAGAGGTTCCTTTTGGAGCAAGCCCTCAAAAGCCGAGTAAACCAGATGTCCCAGAAGCTCCATGGCCTTCGCTGGGCACCTCCTTTATTTTGCCTCCTCCTGTTCCTGAGGTCACGCTGAGGACTGTTGGAGCACGCAGACTGGGTGGCCCTGTGCCAATGGCTAACTCTGTCACTAGCGGAAAAGGCCGTTTGATGATGGACGCGGCGCTGTACGTGGGACGCTCTTTTCGGGTGGGATGGGGTCCGAACTGGACACTAGTGCATTGTGGGAATCCCCTCAGCACATCTGAAGAGTCAAAGGATCAGACCAAAGACGTCCTGGGCTTCGGCTTCTTGCCCAGACCTACCAAGACCTGGCA AATCAATGAAAGCCCTTTCAAAGTACACGTGGAGCAGGTGGTTGGCATGGAGCCCAAGGAGAAGGCACAGAGCCTGTCCGTGTACCACAAGCCCCTCGAGATCGGGCTCAAGCACAGCACGATTAGCACTGATGATATCTGCCCTTTCATCCTGCCAGAGAAAGGCGTGAACGCCCTGCACGATTACGCCAAGTGGATTGTAGAAGTCCTCAAGCAGGCAGGAGCTGGAGATG TTGTACTCAGCCACTGGCAACAAGTGTGGACTCTGTGTGAGGCTTTATGGGGACGTCTTGGAGACCAGGACTTGGAGCCTGAGGTTGGCGGAGGTTATCGAGAGCAACATGCGAGAAGGCACAGTTTCTCTCGCTGGCTATCTGAAAGCGCAGCCCAATGCATCCAGGAGGAAGTGAACCAGTGTAAGACACACAGCCACGTCGAAGCCATCTTCAGCTACCTGACTGGGCACTGTATCAGTGAGGCTTGCAGACTGGCCCAGAAAAATG GAGACCATCGTCTGTCCCTGCTGCTGTCCCAGGCTGTGGGTTCTCAGATCAGCAGAGATCTTTTGGCTCTGCAGCTAGCAGATTGGAACAGAATGCAGACAGACTCTTTCATCCATGAGGAGAGATTGCACATTTTCGCTCTACTTGCAGGCAAACCT GTTTGGGAGACGACAGACTGCTGTATAAACGTGTGCTCTAAGCTGGACTGGAAGCGCTGTTTGGCTGTGCATCTGTGGTACATGCTGCCTCCTACAGCATCTGTAGCAGACGCTCTCTCTAAATACGAAACTGCCTTTCAG GGTTCAGAAGAGGGAATAAAATACGCCTgtgctcctcttcctccataTATGGATAATGTAGACCAGGAAACTTTAGAGGAGATGGAAGATACAGAATCTAAAACAACCCTCTATGACATCTGTTTCCATCTTCTCAAACTTTACAGTGACAA GCACTACAGCCTGCAGCAGCTTCTGGACCCCACTACAGTGACCCCAGAGCAGCTGGACTATAGGCTAAGTTGGCACTTGTGGAACGTCCTACAGGCCCTGAATTACACTCACTTGTCGGTGCCAAGACAAAATCTGCTCCACACTAGCTATGCTGCCCAGCTCGAGAGCACAGGCCTCTGGGAGATGgctgtttttgttcttctgcACATCCCTGACTCCTT ACTTCGAGAGCGTGCTGTGCGGGAGGTCCTGAATCAGCACTGCACCCTGGAGGAGACCGAGGAGACCGCAGAGAAGGAACATTTCCTCACCAACAAGCTGCTCATCCCCATGCAGTGGATTCATGAAGCCAAGGCCACCCGGGCAAGCAGGGACGGAGACCGGCACCGCGAAGCACTGCACCATTACCGGGCCGGACACTGGAACCACTGCCACCGACTTGTCATCCAGAACCTGGCTTCAG ACTGCATCATTAACGATAATCATGAGTATCTGAAGGAGTTTCTGGAAGGCTTGGCAGTGCCTGAGCGCAGCGTGCAGATACAGGACTGGGACACATCAGGACGTGTCTATTTGGACTATATCCGTGTCATTCAGACCCTGAAAGCCATTCAGAGG ACGGACAGCCCAGGGTACGAGCTGGAGCGGCTACACACCGACGTCACGTCCCTGTGCAGCAGGATTGAACTCCTTCCCTGTTTCAAAGCCAAAGACAGACTGGCCCAGTCAG AAATGGCCAAACGTCTGGCTAACATCCTGCGTGTGGTGCTAAGCCTTCAGCAGGGTGGAGAAGGCACACCGGATCCTCGTCACATCCCCCTGTGTCATCTTGCACCCCACATCGGGCGCTTACCCCTGCCAGAAGACTACGCTCTGGAAGAACTTCGCAGCCTCACCCAGTCTTACCTACGCGAATATGTTGTTAGTCACTGA
- the LOC132860420 gene encoding olfactory receptor 52N5-like, producing the protein MENGSYRYEILKIDGLRVTRYSAYPVFVLLLLIYVFIMVSNLGIIMKIAMEKALHKPMYLLFCNLPVCDALSASSVLPGLLKDILTESDRYISYVACVIQAFGAHLSSTSSHTILMISLTIRLSHCTSTISNPYCDNPSLFKLSCENLLLNQIFGLLSSVMLWTLSVSCIGLTYIKIAYVCCKNESGTMKRKAIKTCSTHLIVYLILLGCGCTVIILHRFTVYEELRNLASILYHVVPTSLNPVIYGLQTTEIRQGLKLIFQRRKVIPR; encoded by the exons ATGGAAAACGGATCATACAGATATGAAATTCTCAAGATCGATGGACTGCGGGTCACACGTTACTCGGCTTATCCTGTGTTCGTGCTTCTTCTCTTGATCTATGTGTTCATTATGGTGTCTAACCTTGGCATCATCATGAAGATAGCGATGGAAAAAGCTCTTCACAAACCGATGTACCTTCTTTTCTGTAACCTCCCTGTGTGTGATGCACTCAGTGCTTCCTCTGTACTGCCTGGTTTACTCAAAGACATTCTGACCGAATCTGACAGGTATATCAGCTATGTCGCTTGTGTAATTCAAGCCTTTGGGGCTCACTTGTCGAGTACAAGTTCACACACTATATTAATGATC TCCCTCACTATTAGGCTTTCTCATTGTACTTCAACAATCTCAAATCCTTACTGTGATAATCCTTCACTGTTTAAACTGTCGTGTGAGAATTTGTTGCTAAATCAGATCTTTGGCTTGCTTTCTTCCGTCATGCTTTGGACTCTGTCCGTATCATGCATCGGTCTTACTTATATAAAAATTGCCTACGTTTGCTGTAAAAATGAAAGCGGCACAATGAAGCGTAAGGCTATAAAAACATGCAGCACCCATCTGATTGTGTATCTCATTTTACTTGGATGTGGTTGCACTGTAATTATTTTGCACCGTTTCACAGTTTACGAGGAACTTCGGAATCTAGCCAGTATCTTATACCATGTTGTTCCTACAAGCCTGAACCCCGTCATATACGGCCTTCAGACCACAGAAATACGACAGGGGCTCAAGCTGATTTTCCAGAGGAGGAAAGTGATTCCAAGATGA